One part of the Solanum dulcamara chromosome 3, daSolDulc1.2, whole genome shotgun sequence genome encodes these proteins:
- the LOC129881638 gene encoding uncharacterized protein LOC129881638, whose product MATTGGSISLSSFPSSSFCRRAKPVLPADLLELRHLKTCKCNIVPSRRNVVCFATQESSSVTVAAEMEEKKESQTAEEPGPAKPKPKLKSKAPDKLLPQMMEEDVIPSLKAILEAQNDILELELSFNDNKLEGSFLKKGNPYSFWAFFPEGLTGPKGFSLSSYGSGASTVEPFLVDEKKITAKHVVFWVEKRLAAQGIIPVWKE is encoded by the exons ATGGCAACAACAGGAGGTTCTATTTCACTTTCTAGCTTCCCTTCATCATCTTTTTGCCGTAGAGCTAAACCCGTATTGCCTGCTGATTTACTTGAACTAAGACACCTCAAAACGTGCAAATGTAACATAGTCCCTTCTCGCAGAAATGTTGTCTGCTTTGCAACCCAAGAATCTTCATCTGTAACTG TTGCTGCCGAAATGGAGGAGAAGAAAGAGTCTCAAACTGCTGAAGAACCAGGTCCGGCAAAACCAAAGCCAAAGCTAAAGTCAAAGGCTCCAGACAAGCTTCTACCTCAGATGATGGAGGAGGATGTTATTCCTTCACTGAAAGCAATTCTTGAAGCCCAAAACGACATCCTTGAGCTCGAGCTATCATTTAATGACAACAAG CTGGAGGGCTCATTTCTGAAGAAGGGCAATCCATATTCATTTTGGGCATTCTTTCCGGAGGGACTCACAG GTCCTAAAGGTTTCTCTTTGTCCTCCTATGGTTCCGGCGCGAGCACTGTCGAACCTTTTCTCGTTGATGAGAAAAAGATAACAGCAAAGCACGTTGTGTTCTGGGTTGAGAAGCGCTTAGCTGCTCAAGGAATTATTCCTGTCTGGAAAGAATAA